In Anaerolineales bacterium, the following proteins share a genomic window:
- a CDS encoding cupin domain-containing protein encodes MKTANLLENLTFKDEAHANPLHVDRQGRAILFTLKAGQSIREHNAPSSPFFVVVLKGQGVFTGGDGAEHVCGPNTLLVFDAGEQHSVRAVDELAFVGFLHGVQTP; translated from the coding sequence ATGAAAACAGCAAACTTGTTGGAAAACCTGACCTTCAAGGACGAAGCGCACGCCAATCCGTTGCACGTAGACCGGCAAGGTCGCGCGATCCTTTTTACGCTCAAAGCCGGGCAATCTATCCGCGAGCATAACGCGCCCAGTTCGCCGTTTTTTGTAGTGGTGTTAAAAGGTCAGGGCGTTTTCACAGGCGGCGACGGCGCTGAACATGTCTGCGGACCGAACACGCTCCTCGTCTTCGACGCGGGCGAACAACATTCCGTCCGCGCTGTGGATGAATTGGCCTTCGTTGGGTTTTTACACGGCGTACAGACCCCGTAG
- the mvaD gene encoding diphosphomevalonate decarboxylase, translating into MTTQTITALAHPNIAFIKYWGNRDNALRLPVNGSISMNLDGLITRTTVSFQPSLPFDELIINGHEVTGAGLKRVSEILDLIREQAHIGERAEVLTENNFPSGAGIASSASAFAALALAGSSAAGLNLSERDLSRLARRGSGSASRSIPSGFVEWQAGASDEDSFAFSIAEPDHWNLVDLIAVVSAAHKKTGSTEGHAVAPTSPLQAARVDDAPRRLEVCRRAIIQKDFSAFASIVELDSDMMHAVMMTSTPALHYWKPASLAVMEAVRAWRSSGLPACYTVDAGANVHVLTLESEAHVIEKNLRAINGVEKILVARPGGAAMIVNGK; encoded by the coding sequence ATGACTACTCAGACTATAACCGCCCTGGCTCATCCAAATATCGCGTTCATCAAATATTGGGGAAATCGTGATAACGCGCTGCGCCTGCCTGTGAACGGCTCAATCTCGATGAACCTCGACGGGTTAATCACGCGCACGACGGTCAGTTTTCAGCCGTCGCTGCCGTTCGACGAACTGATCATCAACGGACATGAAGTGACCGGCGCGGGATTGAAACGCGTCTCTGAAATTTTGGACCTGATTCGGGAACAGGCGCACATCGGCGAACGCGCCGAAGTTTTGACAGAAAATAATTTTCCCTCCGGCGCGGGGATCGCCTCGTCCGCCTCCGCGTTTGCCGCGTTGGCGCTGGCGGGAAGTTCCGCCGCCGGGCTGAACCTCAGCGAACGCGACCTCTCGCGTCTCGCGCGACGGGGATCCGGCTCCGCCTCGCGCTCCATCCCCAGCGGATTCGTCGAGTGGCAGGCAGGCGCAAGCGATGAAGATTCATTCGCCTTTTCGATTGCAGAACCCGATCATTGGAATCTCGTGGATTTGATCGCGGTCGTCAGCGCGGCGCACAAGAAGACCGGATCCACCGAAGGGCACGCGGTCGCCCCCACTAGTCCGCTTCAAGCCGCCCGTGTGGATGACGCGCCGCGTCGGCTTGAGGTCTGCCGAAGAGCGATCATCCAAAAAGATTTCAGCGCGTTCGCTTCCATCGTTGAATTGGATTCGGATATGATGCACGCGGTGATGATGACTTCAACACCCGCGCTGCATTACTGGAAACCCGCTTCGCTCGCCGTGATGGAGGCGGTGCGCGCCTGGCGGTCAAGCGGACTCCCCGCCTGCTACACCGTGGACGCCGGCGCGAACGTGCACGTGCTGACGCTTGAGTCGGAAGCGCACGTCATTGAGAAAAATTTACGAGCCATAAACGGCGTGGAAAAAATTCTCGTCGCGCGCCCCGGCGGCGCGGCGATGATCGTAAACGGCAAATAA